The genomic interval TGAAGGAAGTGTGGCCCTCCAAtctattgttggactgtaactcccatcagccttagccagcacagaAGTTGAcaagggctgatggaagctgcaatccagtCCCTGTTTCTGCATTAGACTTTCCTGTTGttgatattgtgtgccttcaagtccatttCCAATATAtcgtgaccctatcatggggttttcttggtaggatttgttcagagggggtttgccattgccttcttctgagagagtgtgatttgcccaaggtcacccaatgggtttccatagctgagagaggaatcgaaccctggtctccagagctgtagtcaaaccctcaaaaccactacatcacactggctctttgctatggtgGAGTAAATTTGGAGTTTTTCCCTGCTGGTTGCCAGAGTCTGATCATTACTGATGACCATATTAGTGGATCATTGGACATGTCTGGTTAATTACTTTTatctttctatattttaaaaaaattagagatGGGAAAGGACCTCCAGGCCTTTTCAGATCTTCATACTCACCAGTCAGGTTTTCTGGGTGCAAGATTTGCCAAATCCTataaaaagcaaaaggaaaaaataataattatacacagcattacaggtggatagacttgTCCAAGGAAGCCAAATCTGCCCTGTGTTTGCAAGATCTGTACTGGACTGTTGATAAGAAGAAGATCTGGAGGTCTCCATGCatacatatgtgccttcaagccatagGTCGCTTGTTGACctatggcaagcccatgaatttcattgggatttcctagacaaggaatactcagaggcagttttaccagttccttcttctgaaatatagcctacagcccctggtattcattaatggtctcccatccaagtactaaccagggctgacattgcttaactttcaagatcagacaggatctggtgctttcatGGTATTTAGGCCTCCTCTCATAGGGTGCCATATGTCAAATCTTTTCTTATGTGCTACTAATTATTATCATAACAAATGAGATCCAAAGACCTCATCTACAGCAGGGGTTAGGAAAGTGTGTCTTCACAATGGCAAAATGCCCAAATCCCTTCCTTGCATCCCCATAGTACCCTGGGTAGTTTCCAGACTAATCGAAGATTCCAGAAAAGGAAATTCAGGTGTAAAATTATGTGAAAATGAATCAAAATCATATTAACTGCCATGCAAACATGGTGGCTCAGAGCAATTTCcctccttgctgttgttgtgccttcaagttgtttctgacttatggtgaccctaaggcaaccctatcttgaggttttcttggcaagtttcttttcctctgaggctgagacagtgtgacttgcccaaggtcacccaatgggtttccatggttgaatggctattcgaaccctgttctgcaaaatccaatactcaaaccactacactaaactGGTTCTCAGAATTTCCCTCCTTATACTCCCCAAACTCTTTAACCCACCTCCAAGATACCACCAAAAATGGCTGATCTGGTGCTAAAACTGATTATGAGCTAAAAGTCAACTGATGTCACTTCTGGCCACCCGACATACATTTGGGCAACCTGCTAGAGCAGTGAGAGGGCAACGTGAGTCCCTGACCCCCACTCCCACTCCAAGTTCTGACCCTTGACTGAAAGATAGGGAAGGTCAACACATACCACTTCTTCGATGATCGGTTCTGGCTTGGCCGCCTCCAGCTGATCTTTCACCTTGTCTTCCACTAGAGGGCAGAAGACAAAAGCAGAACTTTACAAGTTGGCTCAGAGGATAACACAAACAAAggaaacacaaacaaacacaaacacatcaGGATAACACAAACAAAGCCTGCGGGAGGGGGGCTGGAAAGCTCTCTAGGGATTTCTGGAGCAAATCTCTGATTCTCAACACTCATGGGACTGCGGCATTGTAAGCTGACCCTGCCCTTCAACAAAGGCAGTCCATGGACCTCATGCAGAACCCCAAACTGTGTCAAAGACCCCTCTGAAAATGACGTCCTGTGTCCCCTAGAGAGTGGTGGGGTTAACTTTGCCACATTATTACCACCCAGCTGTTTTACGTTGAATCCCGATATACCAAAAAGGTGTCTCTTAGGCTTAAAAACAGCCTTGAGGTTTGGGGGTCCTTTTTCAGCCCcaaaaatatgctttttaaagaTTAACTAGAGGGTGCAGGGAGTAGCAATCCAACACATATGGAGGGGATCCTGTTTGGATTTGGAGACTCTTGAAATAAGGAGACATGAAACTCTTCCAGTGATTTCCACATCCGAAATCCAGTTACCAGTTCCAATTAGAACAGACCCACTTAATAATTAACTTCTGAaaggtaagtcaacacttatgtgaatcctactgaatcaatggttATAATCTAGTGAGGGTTAGCAAGTGGAAATAGGCCTAGGGAATTGTGTGGCACTTCAATTCCCATGATGCCCTCTGGGAAAGCTACAGGTTTATAGATGAAATACAGCTGTGTTCTCAGCCAGACCAGTTTGGTCTAAAAAAGAAAACGACAAGCAGACCTGTATCAGGGCCGCCATGAAGTGCCCTGATCTCTAGcaaattacagtgggtcctcgaactttgctggggttagggacatagggcctctgtgaaagtggaaaaaccacaaatcaaaaaccattattacagtgggcccttgtcatctgtgggagtttggttccaggatcaccacccactaatttaaaaaatgtggttGTTCAAGCcagtatttaaattttaaatcttcaGGGACAGCATAAGCCAGAGAAAGTGGGCTCTGCCTTTGTGACTTTGCCTCTGTTGCCTCTGGCTgtattttggactccagttctcaGAAGCCCCCCAAATGCTACCTGGAAGATTCTGTGACTTGTGGCCcatagcttttttaaaagtaaaatttccaagttcTAGGTAAGACAAGTCTATTTCAGCAGAGCTCTTCTTACACCTTTCTTTCCAAACAGGCCCTTACCTGAGGCAGGCTTGGCTTGAGGCACCGTCCGACCCTTGAGTTCTTCATCTTCTGGAGTATAATTCCGCAACTTGAGCTCCCtagaaaagagaagaggagaacTGAGAAAGCTCCAACCCTTGGACATGCTGTCACTTCGATTATATGAGGTTACTGTATGGTCCCTTGCCTGACCCTCGACAGGGTCCCCCAGGATTTGATCATGACAAAAAGCCAAGCATACTTAATTCTGGATAGGATCTATCCATAGTGTCTGGGTGTGTTGAGCAAGTACAACGTGAGGAGATCACAAGGACTGTTTTCCAAACATATTTGTACTTGTTTGGGGTGGACAGACAGGCTGTGTGTAGTGCTCAGcagaggagcagcagaaaaaaggctgtttaaagcattattttgcttttgtgttgCATACATCTGCAACAGGTCAAGAGAGAACAGTTAAACCCAGGGCTTGGAGCAGAAAAGGTCATCCAGGAAACAAGGCTGGTTTGGCATTGGGAGAGGAGATCATATGAACTAGCCTATCTATTATTCATGCCTTTTTATTATTCTCCTTGTAAATAGTTGTAAAATCTCCAGAAATGTTGATGTCATGGAGGGtggtattttttctctctcatgtctttttttttgggggggggggggggggggggggggggggggggaagtgaacTACATTGTGGAACTTACCTGGACAAACTGAACGAGAAGCATTGCAAAGCAGTGTCTCCAACTCTTTACAGCCAGTTCAGAAGGATACAATGGCTAATGATGCTGAAGACCTCTGAGGTCTTGGAGCATCTATAGGGAAGTGATCCGGGTGCATATCTTCTTGCAAAGATTGCATATCAGCACGAACGAGTAGATTTCTGCCCCAAATCCAGGCCTGAAGCAAGTCTAGACAATTACTGCCATCTTAATGAAACTGAAGCTGATAAGCCACCATGTGGGTCTGTTATCTTCCCCAAAGAGAACAGATTCAAGACTGATCAGCAGCACCTTGGATCCAAGCAGGCCTTTTTCAGAATTGCCAACTAAGAGGACCAGGGACCACCCTTTTGCTTCCAGTTTAATGGACTTGGCCCACTTCTATCCACAAAACAGAACAGGCAAAGCATCCAACTGACTGTTACAAAATGCTGCCCCACATCCTCAGTCTACCGTATCCTGACGTGACAACAGAGTGGACAACAATGTTCCAGGACAGTTGTTGACATCAAGGCAGACTGGAGGTCAGAGCAATTGTGAGAGATGCTATCTCCAGCATGTCTTCAAAGCATGTCACGGTGGGGAGACTACATTCTCGGGAGGCAGCCTGGAACTAATAAGGCCACCGACAGGTTGGAAAAGCTCTGCCCAGGACCATTGTGCAAGAACACTGGAAACAGAGAAAGCTTTACACACACTTtccttggacagagaaggctccCTACAAGAGGGCCCAAGCCTGTGCCCTTAAGCTGGACTTGCCTTAGATTTCTCCCCCTGCACCAAGAGTGCATGGAACACAGCACTGGGGCCACAAATGGCCTCAGAGACTGTGTTCATGGCTCCTGACCCCTCTAAACTCCTGGACAATCCTTTCTGTGCCCCAAATGAGAAAGTAAATAAAAGAGAAAGCTTCTGGGAGCagcaattccaattttaattagACACGAGGCCCAATGTGCTGTTTaacataaaaaaatataaaatataataataatatttatttatttataccccgctcttcagtcaaaaggctatcagagtggcttacaaattgttaattagacatttccctgccctcaggcttacaatataccATTTTTAAAGTGGACTTGTAGCCATTCCAGTTTTTTCATTGGAgccatttggggcagtctgcttTACTGGTTAATTGGATTAGCATGCTGACCATTTCAAACCATTTGGGGCTGTCTGAGCAGCTCCGCAGAGAGTCTcaggggcagaaaattggccaCCTCAGTTACTACCCAAGTATCCACCCCTGAACCACATCTGAGCTGTTACCTCTGTTGCTTTGCTGGCTGCCCTTCTACACTGCAccttcatcatcttcatcactgTTGTTCTTACCAGGCTCACTCCTGTTGacagtgagtcaacacatagataacaATGAGTTACCGTAGGTGTTAATTCACTGtccaacaactgattcaatgggtctactctagttgggattaaacaacaggatgccaaccaccaccatcaccattattattgttCTCATTATCATTTCAATTATATCCTGCCTGCTCCCCAACACTGGGACTCAAGCCAACCAAGAACCCATGCCAATGTTATTTCCAAACGGAGAGAAGAAACAGGACAAGGGAAGGAAGACAGGGATCAGGAAGATATAAAATGATGGCGACAGAGTGAGTGAGGAGCTAAAGACACAGGTGAGACCAAGGGTGACAGACATTTAGCCCTTCACTTGTTGGGACAGACATAGTTTGAATATATGTGGCTTAAGAAAATTATTACTAATACTCTGCTAATGTCCTCTCAGTACTACTGCAGGACTAAAAGGGGGGAATAGGAGTGATTATGAAGGATTGGTGCAGTATTTCAAATTCTTAGGTTCCAGACATTGGGATCAAACTGATTTGATACctgagtgtgtgcgtgtgtgtgtctgtctcccACTCTCCTCCCTCCGAACAGGATTCATAAATGGCTATGTGCCTACATTTTTCCTCCTCCATAGGTGTGGGCTCGAATAGCAGcctgaaaacatttttaagtGCAAGAACTTTCAAACAGCAGAACATATACACTCAAATAGTAACAATACCTCCATTACTGGATATTTCAAAAGTAAACAGAGAGAGCCTAGCTAGTCATCTGTCAGTGTGTTTCCATTCACAAGGCCAAAGAGACAACGGAAGTATgcacttttctctcccccccccccagctcaacATTTCTACAATTCTGTCTTACATTGCCGCTTGGGGTCTCCGTTTTACAGTATGCTCCACCCGTCAGCCCTAATCAGCAGAAACAGGTAAGGCAATATCCAAGGCATTCATTATTCACCACCCTCAGGATCAGGTAACATGACATCTCACAACTCACTTACCTTCTAGCACTGTTGACAGGAAAAGCAAATTCGGACCTTAGAAACAAACTGGCTTTTCCTTCCTGAGCAAGTCCACGACATGGCTCTTGATTTGCAAACAGGGATTTGTAGGGGCTAAGCTAGACTAGGGATGTAATGTGTAAATTTAGTCTTATGATAGAGGAAAGAGTAGGTAGGTACCCCCAGTGTTGGGAACCCCCTGATGAGGAGAGTACGACTGGAACTTAttctgggtggggtgggggagaacgTGATGCGGACTgtgcataaaatacaattttggTATAGAAAGCAAGCTTTCTGTGCACAGAACATAATTTTATGTGCCcgaaatgctgttttctgggcaAACAAAAGCCACATGctggcttttttggggggtgggggtggaatgaGTCCCAAACACCAAACCATGTTCAAACACTGAACAAAAACTGAGTAATTTTGCTATTGTTTTCTCCTCACCCCAAGAAAGTCCTCAAAAACTGAACAGTTTGTTTCTTTCTTAGACTGAGAAAACAGTAACAAAATTATTCAGTTTTGGCTGTAAGAATGAAGTTCTATGAAGAGGGACATCCCTATGCCAAACCACAAAGGCGAGAAAGTGCTTAAATGGCAGAGAGCAGGAGCAGAAACCTACTTGTACTTTGGTGTCTCTTCCTCTTCGTTGTCACTTCTGAACTGTTTGGCTTCTGGCGCAGCTTCATCTTTATTCTGCTGggagcagggagaagggaaagagaatttAGAGAAATGATATAACTCACCAGGTGGGAAGCTTTGCTAGCTGGGTAGGGGAAGGCACACAGGGCTGACCACAAGAACAGCATGCCAATGGTGTCGCAGGCTAccacattgcccccccccccaaaccctttGGTACTTGGGCTTAATCACATTTCACTCCAAAAGCACTCCCCTCCCCTGCAATTTCCTACTGAGAGTTGACTACGCAAGAGAAATTGGAAAGGCAAAACACAGCAAGGGGAAAATGGAATTAGCTCTGTGGTGGCAACTGGGTTGTGCACAGCGGTTTATGTGTTTCAGCATTTATACTTTCATTATCGTCCTTACTCAACCAAGTTCAAATCAAGCAACAAGCCAGAGATGGGAGAGGGAAATACCCAACAGAGACCCTACTGAAGGGCTACATCAgatggatttattattattttaactgaacCAATGCTTCAAAATAATGATGCTGAAACCACCAACAGTTTGGGTTGCACTGTTACACAGCAGAacatctgtctttctctttttcttttaaaaaaggtcaaATTGACAATAAATGCTGGAATAAACCTTGCCTCCTTTGGCACTTCAATGCAGCTGTACTGAATTCATAGGGTGAAGAAACAGAGACAGCATAGCAAGGCAGCAAGTAAAACTGGGACCATGCTCTGTCTGTATAGCAACATGAGAACAAGAGGAGTGACTTCCTCCCTTAGATCTGGAGGTGTGAAGCAGCCAGACTGGATGATGTGAGAAAAAGGGTTTGCAAAGAACAAGCCTTTGACAGAAAAAGGCAGTTGATGCTACTGAAGTTCAAAATCGTCATTTGATAGGGTATGGGAGAAATCTTCTGTTTGACTTGAATCCCATCAAGTCCAGGGCAAAAGCCAGGAACTAGCAGAACGTCAAACACCATTTCTTGTTTCCTTCACGATTTTTC from Sceloporus undulatus isolate JIND9_A2432 ecotype Alabama chromosome 6, SceUnd_v1.1, whole genome shotgun sequence carries:
- the CCDC12 gene encoding coiled-coil domain-containing protein 12 isoform X1; protein product: MAAAPGGLQEEALKRKERLKALRERTGAAARQNKDEAAPEAKQFRSDNEEEETPKYKELKLRNYTPEDEELKGRTVPQAKPASVEDKVKDQLEAAKPEPIIEEVDLANLAPRKPDWDLKRDVAKKLEKLEKRTQRAIAELIRERLRGQEENLASAVDSAKQDGSDSD
- the CCDC12 gene encoding coiled-coil domain-containing protein 12 isoform X2; the encoded protein is MSCCSFKICSENKDEAAPEAKQFRSDNEEEETPKYKELKLRNYTPEDEELKGRTVPQAKPASVEDKVKDQLEAAKPEPIIEEVDLANLAPRKPDWDLKRDVAKKLEKLEKRTQRAIAELIRERLRGQEENLASAVDSAKQDGSDSD